One genomic window of Dunckerocampus dactyliophorus isolate RoL2022-P2 chromosome 7, RoL_Ddac_1.1, whole genome shotgun sequence includes the following:
- the atn1 gene encoding atrophin-1 isoform X6, producing the protein MKTRTHKESMPMRSGRRRGASEERRGRRPHPSPTRPERNDRQTPRGGGEELAGNRFNRRSQGHDSSESEGEELVSPAKRQKVQDPAANQNPPTSTHSTDNLAPATVPPPTSVANQSRESDNEDGQSQGSRSSVVGSLANSSSSLSSGRDIDQDNRSSSPSLSASPLGSLDSDSEGPDSPKQGEREREKSKDGSAGNVSSEDRRTLRERRGEDPCGDGQKMDTDARIEDCALKPIHPCPSSGLNPSLRGAGDSSNDSSGGRKSYFSLESKLMCKVEYGGPTGTDAVPSGNRMNSKANTQCVTKTSAVGGDFSHNSPSIPHSLPPPLPPPPALKPLELGGQNLPAEVKIERDKMDKADKHLDKTQSTPPSLLQTGSQPQSQPQTQTTTHPHHYSSPSWQGGTATSCQGSWGYNRYPGNHHPHQHQPPVQQQQLPSVYNPPSSRHSTSHPSYLPHPHPHPHREYIPRYAGGGGDRDRGSVGDRERGARGELNREFSAPIGNNSNTNSGANGSGGMAGIQGREFAGLSVGQNREFQGSGRDGSSNIGAERRDFVPAFRDREQERERDLGREFPMPNQNQSRDFGPNGAGGGHTRDKDRGRWGEVGGQTREGNCNPNNSISQGNHPSSTSGLPVNPMLSRDPPASPQNNSSHPPHSSLPPHSHPTNSSNRDFPPPIDQAQTPSSGPDSFHREYPPAGGKDFSAGAPSSTGTNRDYLSPPGVTSNLGREFSGSGGMQNPSHPHYQPGPRDRERDSNLRESALYQNRGGPNQPPALSPSSATSHGHPPNAPYPPTQTSHTQQPPPGMAPNIRAPLYQSTAQTPPTHLSPLPSPSTNQMGGFSSFPPGSTSAPNMPLPGPGMPSPGCRPSPLHSTLNSHPNFSGTYHSNGSGSNNLANSNSNGGTPTNSNTNSQSPQNVSKGPPPLTNNNITTPTLPGGDVLSDSGLPQPPVIKEEPPEDRDESDSPPPVLRSPSPEPKPVDIPIHASQSARFHKVLDRGSSNSCARSDVLFVPLDGSKLWKKRNEVIERARREVEQRARDLREKERERERERERELDRHLQQQKDASAAAGARHGSSLFFPTSSSMILDPSSSSSCPGNPAAHPPPHTQHHPSHPHAHLPPAHHLHPSLSHAIPHSLLLPSMAGASAVVGGPQGALGIGIGGPYLGPDTPALRTLSEYARPHAMSPLGPASRAQAHHPQVHHGHPHVHPSFFLPQFQNHHALAHPHHLPADAATAAAILGFLYGGSLEGGHGVGGHPGVAGGPVPGGIGGSGLGGVGFPHAVAAHRERMKPGFEFKSDERVYPPSSIPDPAALALAHSHSHASAHAHAHSLLLGGGGGGPNEVSLYCTPPPPPPAGPPHLQNPTLPPVARPPNPPAPQSLSNPPPSSLLPSSHASSVPPPAAPPPTGPAAPPAAPPPPAPPTSNATSVQHPVPHSSFPSSLPSHLPPTTSSETYPTPTRSPASFERDRSGDRERERERDRTAPPAFGDRERERERERERGGSAGGGGGGSNANGGGTGGGSGGENMGRVQMLNVTPHHHQHSHIHSHLHLHQQDTALASSGGRGSPPDGPAGVGVSFGTPALPRSNTRHTHPGSPPH; encoded by the exons ATGAAAACGCGGACGCACAAAGAATCG ATGCCCATGCGCAGTGGGCGGCGGCGGGGGGCGAGCGAGGAGAGGAGGGGTAGACGCCCACACCCCAGCCCCACTCGACCTGAACGTAATGATAGACAAACG CCAAGAGGTGGCGGTGAGGAACTGGCTGGGAATCGCTTCAATCGCAGATCACAAGGGCATGATTCATCCGAGAGCGAGGGGGAGGAACTTGTGTCTCCTGCAAAAAGGCAGAAAGTTCAG GATCCAGCCGCCAACCAGAACCCTCCAACATCAACACACTCCACTGACAACTTGGCTCCCGCCACAGTCCCGCCTCCAACCTCGGTGGCCAACCAATCCCGTGAGAGTGACAATGAAGACGGCCAATCCCAGGGCAGCAGGAGTTCGGTTGTGGGCAGCCTGGCAAATAGCAGCAGCAGCCTTAGCAGTGGGCGGGACATTGACCAGGACAATCGTTCCTCATCCCCGAGTCTCTCCGCTTCTCCTCTGGGTAGCCTCGATTCTGATTCCGAGGGCCCTGACTCACCAAAGCAAGGAGAGAGGGAACGGGAGAAAAGCAAAGATGGAAGCGCAGGAAACGTGTCTTCAGAGGACAGAAGGACATTACGAGAGCGGAGAGGGGAGGATCCCTGTGGAGATGGACAAAAGATGGACACGGATGCACGAATTGAAGACTGTGCTCTTAAGCCTATCCATCCTTGCCCCTCCTCGGGTCTCAATCCCTCGCTCCGTGGAGCTGGGGATTCTTCAAATGACAGCTCTGGAGGGAGGAAGTCTTATTTCTCCCTGGAGTCCAAACTCATGTGTAAAGTTGAGTATGGTGGACCTACTGGCACTGATGCTGTGCCAAGTGGCAATAGAATGAATTCCAAAGCCAACACACAATGTGTGACAAAGACATCTGCCGTGGGTGGAGATTTTTCCCATAACAGCCCCAGCATTCCCCACTCCTTGCCCccacctcttcctcctccacctgCTCTTAAACCACTGGAACTCGGGGGACAAAATCTTCCTGCTGAGGTCAAAATAGAAAGAGACAAAATGGATAAGGCGGATAAGCACCTGGACAAGACCCAGTCCACTCCTCCGTCCTTGTTGCAAACTGGGTCTCAGCCACAATCACAACCCCAGACTCAAACCACCACCCACCCTCATCATTACAGCTCCCCCAGCTGGCAGGGTGGCACAGCCACCAGTTGCCAGGGGAGTTGGGGCTACAACCGTTACCCTGGCAACCATCACCCACACCAGCATCAGCCCCcagtgcagcagcagcaactcCCCTCTGTTTACAACCCTCCTTCCTCTCGACACTCCACCTCTCACCCTTCTTACCTCCCCCATCCGCACCCTCACCCCCACAGGGAGTACATTCCCAGGTATGCTGGAGGGGGAGGGGATAGAGACAGAGGGTCTGTGGGAGACAGGGAGAGGGGAGCACGGGGTGAGCTCAACAGGGAGTTCTCTGCTCCCATTGGTAACAACAGCAACACTAATAGTGGGGCGAATGGTAGTGGTGGGATGGCTGGTATCCAAGGCAGGGAGTTTGCAGGTTTGTCTGTAGGTCAAAACAGGGAGTTCCAAGGCTCTGGAAGAGATGGATCTTCTAATATAGGAGCTGAAAGAAGAGACTTTGTTCCAGCTTTCAGAGACAGAGAGCAAGAAAGAGAACGGGATCTAGGAAGAGAGTTTCCCATGCCAAACCAAAACCAGAGTAGAGACTTTGGTCCTAACGGAGCTGGAGGGGGGCATACCAGAGACAAAGACAGAGGCAGATGGGGTGAGGTTGGAGGCCAAACAAGAGAAGGAAACTGTAACCCAAACAACTCCATCTCACAAGGAAACCACCCCAGTTCAACTAGCGGACTACCTGTTAACCCCATGCTGAGTCGAGATCCACCAGCATCACCGCAAAACAACAGTAGCCACCCACCTCATTCTTCCCTGCCCCCACACTCACATCCCACAAACTCCTCCAATCGTGACTTTCCACCTCCCATAGACCAGGCACAAACCCCTTCCTCTGGACCTGACAGCTTTCACAGAGAGTATCCTCCCGCCGGTGGGAAGGATTTCAGTGCTGGCGCACCCTCCTCCACTGGAACCAATCGAGATTATCTCAGCCCACCTGGCGTTACCTCTAATCTAGGAAGAGAGTTTTCAGGGTCTGGTGGAATGCAAAATCCTTCTCACCCCCACTACCAGCCTGGACCtagagacagagagagggacTCAAACCTGCGAGAGTCTGCTCTGTACCAAAACCGTGGGGGTCCAAATCAACCTCCTGCCCTGTCTCCATCCTCTGCTACCAGTCATGGACACCCTCCAAATGCTCCATATCCTCCAACTCAAACTTCCCATACTCAGCAACCCCCACCAGGTATGGCACCTAATATACGTGCTCCACTCTACCAGTCAACTGCTCAGACTCCTCCAACACATCTATCCCCACTACCCAGCCCCTCCACTAATCAGATGGGAGGTTTCTCGTCGTTCCCCCCTGGATCCACCTCTGCTCCTAACATGCCCCTTCCTGGACCAGGCATGCCATCACCTGGATGCCGTCCCTCCCCTTTACATAGCACCTTGAACAGCCACCCTAACTTCAGTGGAACATACCACTCTAATGGGAGCGGCAGCAATAATCTGGCTAACAGCAATAGCAACGGTGGTACACCCACTAACAGCAATACAAACTCCCAATCACCTCAGAATGTCTCTAAGGGCCCTCCACCTCTTACTAACAACAACATTACTACACCAACACTTCCTGGTGGAGATGTCCTTTCAGATTCCGGCCTGCCCCAACCGCCTGTAATTAAGGAAGAACCACCAGAGGACAGGGACGAGAGTGACAGTCCACCACCTGTGTTGAGAAGCCCATCTCCTGAACCTAAGCCTGTAGACATTCCCATTCATGCTAGCCAATCAGCAAG GTTTCACAAAGTCCTTGACCGAGGCAGCAGCAACTCCTGTGCCCGCAGCGATGTCCTCTTTGTTCCGTTGGACGGTTCCAAATTATGGAAGAAGAGGAATGAGGTGATAGAAAGAGCTCGGAGGGAGGTTGAGCAACGAGCCAGAGATCtaagagaaaaagaaagagagcgCGAAAGGGAGCGTGAGAGGGAACTGGATCGCCATCTACAG cagCAAAAAGATGCTAGTGCAGCTGCAGGGGCTCGTCATGGTTCTTCCCTCTTCTTCCCTACCTCATCCTCTATGATCCTCGATCCTTCATCGTCTTCCTCCTGTCCGGGAAACCCGGCCGCTCACCCTCCACCTCACACTCAGCATCATCCCTCACACCCGCATGCTCACCTTCCTCCAGCGCACCACCTCCATCCCAGTCTTTCTCACGCTATCCCTCACTCTCTTCTCCTGCCGTCCATGGCTGGGGCATCAGCAGTAGTTGGGGGCCCTCAGGGTGCTTTGGGAATAGGTATCGGTGGTCCATATCTTGGTCCTGATACCCCAGCTCTAAGAACCCTGAGTGAGTATGCCCGTCCCCATGCTATGTCCCCACTGGGGCCCGCAAGTCGGGCTCAAGCACACCACCCTCAAGTTCATCATGGTCACCCTCATGTCCATCCCTCGTTCTTTTTACCCCAATTCCAGAATCATCATGCATTAGCCCATCCACATCACCTACCTGCTGATGCTGCAACAGCTGCAGCAATCTTGGGCTTTCTATATGGTGGCAGCCTTGAAGGGGGCCACGGTGTTGGAGGTCACCCTGGGGTCGCGGGAGGCCCGGTACCCGGAGGAATTGGGGGTTCAGGGTTAGGAGGAGTTGGCTTTCCTCATGCAGTTGCTGCTCACCGTGAGCGTATGAAGCCAGGATTTGAATTTAAGAGTGATGAACGGGTCTACCCACCAAGCTCCATTCCTGATCCTGCAGCCCTAGCCCTGGCTCACTCTCATTCCCATGCTAGTGCTCATGCACATGCCCACTCCTTGCTCCTTGGGGGAGGTGGAGGGGGACCGAATGAGGTGTCACTCTATTGCACTCCTCCTCCCCCACCTCCTGCAGGTCCCCCACATCTCCAGAACCCAACTCTGCCTCCAGTAGCTCgacctccaaaccctcctgcgcCGCAGTCCCTGTCCAATCCACCTCCTTCATCGCTCCTACCTTCATCGCACGCTTCATCTGTCCCACCACCCGCTGCCCCGCCTCCCACAGGCCCGGCTGCACCTCcggctgctcctcctcctcctgctccaccaaCCTCCAACGCCACTTCAGTTCAGCACCCAGTCCCCCATTCTTCATTCCCCAGTTCTCTGCCCTCTCATTTACCACCAACCACTTCCTCTGAGACCTACCCGACTCCCACTCGCTCACCCGCCTCTTTTGAGCGAGACAGGAGTGGAGACAGAGAGCGGGAGAGGGAACGAGACAGAACGGCACCACCAGCCTTTGGAGACAGGGAACGAGAGAGGGAGAGGGAACGAGAAAGGGGAGGAAgcgcaggaggaggaggaggaggcagcaACGCAAATGGAGGAGGAACAGgtggaggaagtggaggagaaAACATGGGTCGTGTCCAGATGCTAAACGTCACGCCCCACCATCACCAGCACTCCCACATCCATTCGCACCTTCATTTGCACCAACAAGACACAG CATTGGCATCCAGCGGCGGGCGGGGTTCACCCCCTGATGGACCCGCTGGCGTCGGGGTCTCCTTTGGCACGCCTGCCTTACCCCGGAGCAACACTAGGCACACCCATCCTGGCTCACCCCCTCACTGA
- the atn1 gene encoding atrophin-1 isoform X4, whose product MKTRTHKESMPMRSGRRRGASEERRGRRPHPSPTRPERNDRQTPRGGGEELAGNRFNRRSQGHDSSESEGEELVSPAKRQKVQDPAANQNPPTSTHSTDNLAPATVPPPTSVANQSRESDNEDGQSQGSRSSVVGSLANSSSSLSSGRDIDQDNRSSSPSLSASPLGSLDSDSEGPDSPKQGEREREKSKDGSAGNVSSEDRRTLRERRGEDPCGDGQKMDTDARIEDCALKPIHPCPSSGLNPSLRGAGDSSNDSSGGRKSYFSLESKLMCKVEYGGPTGTDAVPSGNRMNSKANTQCVTKTSAVGGDFSHNSPSIPHSLPPPLPPPPALKPLELGGQNLPAEVKIERDKMDKADKHLDKTQSTPPSLLQTGSQPQSQPQTQTTTHPHHYSSPSWQGGTATSCQGSWGYNRYPGNHHPHQHQPPVQQQQLPSVYNPPSSRHSTSHPSYLPHPHPHPHREYIPRYAGGGGDRDRGSVGDRERGARGELNREFSAPIGNNSNTNSGANGSGGMAGIQGREFAGLSVGQNREFQGSGRDGSSNIGAERRDFVPAFRDREQERERDLGREFPMPNQNQSRDFGPNGAGGGHTRDKDRGRWGEVGGQTREGNCNPNNSISQGNHPSSTSGLPVNPMLSRDPPASPQNNSSHPPHSSLPPHSHPTNSSNRDFPPPIDQAQTPSSGPDSFHREYPPAGGKDFSAGAPSSTGTNRDYLSPPGVTSNLGREFSGSGGMQNPSHPHYQPGPRDRERDSNLRESALYQNRGGPNQPPALSPSSATSHGHPPNAPYPPTQTSHTQQPPPGMAPNIRAPLYQSTAQTPPTHLSPLPSPSTNQMGGFSSFPPGSTSAPNMPLPGPGMPSPGCRPSPLHSTLNSHPNFSGTYHSNGSGSNNLANSNSNGGTPTNSNTNSQSPQNVSKGPPPLTNNNITTPTLPGGDVLSDSGLPQPPVIKEEPPEDRDESDSPPPVLRSPSPEPKPVDIPIHASQSARFHKVLDRGSSNSCARSDVLFVPLDGSKLWKKRNEVIERARREVEQRARDLREKERERERERERELDRHLQQKDASAAAGARHGSSLFFPTSSSMILDPSSSSSCPGNPAAHPPPHTQHHPSHPHAHLPPAHHLHPSLSHAIPHSLLLPSMAGASAVVGGPQGALGIGIGGPYLGPDTPALRTLSEYARPHAMSPLGPASRAQAHHPQVHHGHPHVHPSFFLPQFQNHHALAHPHHLPADAATAAAILGFLYGGSLEGGHGVGGHPGVAGGPVPGGIGGSGLGGVGFPHAVAAHRERMKPGFEFKSDERVYPPSSIPDPAALALAHSHSHASAHAHAHSLLLGGGGGGPNEVSLYCTPPPPPPAGPPHLQNPTLPPVARPPNPPAPQSLSNPPPSSLLPSSHASSVPPPAAPPPTGPAAPPAAPPPPAPPTSNATSVQHPVPHSSFPSSLPSHLPPTTSSETYPTPTRSPASFERDRSGDRERERERDRTAPPAFGDRERERERERERGGSAGGGGGGSNANGGGTGGGSGGENMGRVQMLNVTPHHHQHSHIHSHLHLHQQDTAAGGVHPLMDPLASGSPLARLPYPGATLGTPILAHPLTDSEVLRQQLFGAPFRDLPQPSSLTGPMSAAHQLQAMQQAQSAELQIQRLALEQQWIHHHHHHSLTQDEYYSHLKKESDKTL is encoded by the exons ATGAAAACGCGGACGCACAAAGAATCG ATGCCCATGCGCAGTGGGCGGCGGCGGGGGGCGAGCGAGGAGAGGAGGGGTAGACGCCCACACCCCAGCCCCACTCGACCTGAACGTAATGATAGACAAACG CCAAGAGGTGGCGGTGAGGAACTGGCTGGGAATCGCTTCAATCGCAGATCACAAGGGCATGATTCATCCGAGAGCGAGGGGGAGGAACTTGTGTCTCCTGCAAAAAGGCAGAAAGTTCAG GATCCAGCCGCCAACCAGAACCCTCCAACATCAACACACTCCACTGACAACTTGGCTCCCGCCACAGTCCCGCCTCCAACCTCGGTGGCCAACCAATCCCGTGAGAGTGACAATGAAGACGGCCAATCCCAGGGCAGCAGGAGTTCGGTTGTGGGCAGCCTGGCAAATAGCAGCAGCAGCCTTAGCAGTGGGCGGGACATTGACCAGGACAATCGTTCCTCATCCCCGAGTCTCTCCGCTTCTCCTCTGGGTAGCCTCGATTCTGATTCCGAGGGCCCTGACTCACCAAAGCAAGGAGAGAGGGAACGGGAGAAAAGCAAAGATGGAAGCGCAGGAAACGTGTCTTCAGAGGACAGAAGGACATTACGAGAGCGGAGAGGGGAGGATCCCTGTGGAGATGGACAAAAGATGGACACGGATGCACGAATTGAAGACTGTGCTCTTAAGCCTATCCATCCTTGCCCCTCCTCGGGTCTCAATCCCTCGCTCCGTGGAGCTGGGGATTCTTCAAATGACAGCTCTGGAGGGAGGAAGTCTTATTTCTCCCTGGAGTCCAAACTCATGTGTAAAGTTGAGTATGGTGGACCTACTGGCACTGATGCTGTGCCAAGTGGCAATAGAATGAATTCCAAAGCCAACACACAATGTGTGACAAAGACATCTGCCGTGGGTGGAGATTTTTCCCATAACAGCCCCAGCATTCCCCACTCCTTGCCCccacctcttcctcctccacctgCTCTTAAACCACTGGAACTCGGGGGACAAAATCTTCCTGCTGAGGTCAAAATAGAAAGAGACAAAATGGATAAGGCGGATAAGCACCTGGACAAGACCCAGTCCACTCCTCCGTCCTTGTTGCAAACTGGGTCTCAGCCACAATCACAACCCCAGACTCAAACCACCACCCACCCTCATCATTACAGCTCCCCCAGCTGGCAGGGTGGCACAGCCACCAGTTGCCAGGGGAGTTGGGGCTACAACCGTTACCCTGGCAACCATCACCCACACCAGCATCAGCCCCcagtgcagcagcagcaactcCCCTCTGTTTACAACCCTCCTTCCTCTCGACACTCCACCTCTCACCCTTCTTACCTCCCCCATCCGCACCCTCACCCCCACAGGGAGTACATTCCCAGGTATGCTGGAGGGGGAGGGGATAGAGACAGAGGGTCTGTGGGAGACAGGGAGAGGGGAGCACGGGGTGAGCTCAACAGGGAGTTCTCTGCTCCCATTGGTAACAACAGCAACACTAATAGTGGGGCGAATGGTAGTGGTGGGATGGCTGGTATCCAAGGCAGGGAGTTTGCAGGTTTGTCTGTAGGTCAAAACAGGGAGTTCCAAGGCTCTGGAAGAGATGGATCTTCTAATATAGGAGCTGAAAGAAGAGACTTTGTTCCAGCTTTCAGAGACAGAGAGCAAGAAAGAGAACGGGATCTAGGAAGAGAGTTTCCCATGCCAAACCAAAACCAGAGTAGAGACTTTGGTCCTAACGGAGCTGGAGGGGGGCATACCAGAGACAAAGACAGAGGCAGATGGGGTGAGGTTGGAGGCCAAACAAGAGAAGGAAACTGTAACCCAAACAACTCCATCTCACAAGGAAACCACCCCAGTTCAACTAGCGGACTACCTGTTAACCCCATGCTGAGTCGAGATCCACCAGCATCACCGCAAAACAACAGTAGCCACCCACCTCATTCTTCCCTGCCCCCACACTCACATCCCACAAACTCCTCCAATCGTGACTTTCCACCTCCCATAGACCAGGCACAAACCCCTTCCTCTGGACCTGACAGCTTTCACAGAGAGTATCCTCCCGCCGGTGGGAAGGATTTCAGTGCTGGCGCACCCTCCTCCACTGGAACCAATCGAGATTATCTCAGCCCACCTGGCGTTACCTCTAATCTAGGAAGAGAGTTTTCAGGGTCTGGTGGAATGCAAAATCCTTCTCACCCCCACTACCAGCCTGGACCtagagacagagagagggacTCAAACCTGCGAGAGTCTGCTCTGTACCAAAACCGTGGGGGTCCAAATCAACCTCCTGCCCTGTCTCCATCCTCTGCTACCAGTCATGGACACCCTCCAAATGCTCCATATCCTCCAACTCAAACTTCCCATACTCAGCAACCCCCACCAGGTATGGCACCTAATATACGTGCTCCACTCTACCAGTCAACTGCTCAGACTCCTCCAACACATCTATCCCCACTACCCAGCCCCTCCACTAATCAGATGGGAGGTTTCTCGTCGTTCCCCCCTGGATCCACCTCTGCTCCTAACATGCCCCTTCCTGGACCAGGCATGCCATCACCTGGATGCCGTCCCTCCCCTTTACATAGCACCTTGAACAGCCACCCTAACTTCAGTGGAACATACCACTCTAATGGGAGCGGCAGCAATAATCTGGCTAACAGCAATAGCAACGGTGGTACACCCACTAACAGCAATACAAACTCCCAATCACCTCAGAATGTCTCTAAGGGCCCTCCACCTCTTACTAACAACAACATTACTACACCAACACTTCCTGGTGGAGATGTCCTTTCAGATTCCGGCCTGCCCCAACCGCCTGTAATTAAGGAAGAACCACCAGAGGACAGGGACGAGAGTGACAGTCCACCACCTGTGTTGAGAAGCCCATCTCCTGAACCTAAGCCTGTAGACATTCCCATTCATGCTAGCCAATCAGCAAG GTTTCACAAAGTCCTTGACCGAGGCAGCAGCAACTCCTGTGCCCGCAGCGATGTCCTCTTTGTTCCGTTGGACGGTTCCAAATTATGGAAGAAGAGGAATGAGGTGATAGAAAGAGCTCGGAGGGAGGTTGAGCAACGAGCCAGAGATCtaagagaaaaagaaagagagcgCGAAAGGGAGCGTGAGAGGGAACTGGATCGCCATCTACAG CAAAAAGATGCTAGTGCAGCTGCAGGGGCTCGTCATGGTTCTTCCCTCTTCTTCCCTACCTCATCCTCTATGATCCTCGATCCTTCATCGTCTTCCTCCTGTCCGGGAAACCCGGCCGCTCACCCTCCACCTCACACTCAGCATCATCCCTCACACCCGCATGCTCACCTTCCTCCAGCGCACCACCTCCATCCCAGTCTTTCTCACGCTATCCCTCACTCTCTTCTCCTGCCGTCCATGGCTGGGGCATCAGCAGTAGTTGGGGGCCCTCAGGGTGCTTTGGGAATAGGTATCGGTGGTCCATATCTTGGTCCTGATACCCCAGCTCTAAGAACCCTGAGTGAGTATGCCCGTCCCCATGCTATGTCCCCACTGGGGCCCGCAAGTCGGGCTCAAGCACACCACCCTCAAGTTCATCATGGTCACCCTCATGTCCATCCCTCGTTCTTTTTACCCCAATTCCAGAATCATCATGCATTAGCCCATCCACATCACCTACCTGCTGATGCTGCAACAGCTGCAGCAATCTTGGGCTTTCTATATGGTGGCAGCCTTGAAGGGGGCCACGGTGTTGGAGGTCACCCTGGGGTCGCGGGAGGCCCGGTACCCGGAGGAATTGGGGGTTCAGGGTTAGGAGGAGTTGGCTTTCCTCATGCAGTTGCTGCTCACCGTGAGCGTATGAAGCCAGGATTTGAATTTAAGAGTGATGAACGGGTCTACCCACCAAGCTCCATTCCTGATCCTGCAGCCCTAGCCCTGGCTCACTCTCATTCCCATGCTAGTGCTCATGCACATGCCCACTCCTTGCTCCTTGGGGGAGGTGGAGGGGGACCGAATGAGGTGTCACTCTATTGCACTCCTCCTCCCCCACCTCCTGCAGGTCCCCCACATCTCCAGAACCCAACTCTGCCTCCAGTAGCTCgacctccaaaccctcctgcgcCGCAGTCCCTGTCCAATCCACCTCCTTCATCGCTCCTACCTTCATCGCACGCTTCATCTGTCCCACCACCCGCTGCCCCGCCTCCCACAGGCCCGGCTGCACCTCcggctgctcctcctcctcctgctccaccaaCCTCCAACGCCACTTCAGTTCAGCACCCAGTCCCCCATTCTTCATTCCCCAGTTCTCTGCCCTCTCATTTACCACCAACCACTTCCTCTGAGACCTACCCGACTCCCACTCGCTCACCCGCCTCTTTTGAGCGAGACAGGAGTGGAGACAGAGAGCGGGAGAGGGAACGAGACAGAACGGCACCACCAGCCTTTGGAGACAGGGAACGAGAGAGGGAGAGGGAACGAGAAAGGGGAGGAAgcgcaggaggaggaggaggaggcagcaACGCAAATGGAGGAGGAACAGgtggaggaagtggaggagaaAACATGGGTCGTGTCCAGATGCTAAACGTCACGCCCCACCATCACCAGCACTCCCACATCCATTCGCACCTTCATTTGCACCAACAAGACACAG CGGCGGGCGGGGTTCACCCCCTGATGGACCCGCTGGCGTCGGGGTCTCCTTTGGCACGCCTGCCTTACCCCGGAGCAACACTAGGCACACCCATCCTGGCTCACCCCCTCACTGACAGCGAGGTGCTTCGCCAACAGCTGTTTG GTGCTCCTTTCCGTGACCTGCCCCAACCGTCCTCCCTTACTGGTCCCATGTCGGCAGCCCACCAGCTTCAGGCCATGCAGCAGGCCCAGAGCGCGGAGCTGCAGATCCAGAGACTGGCCCTGGAACAACAGTGGATacatcaccatcaccaccactcCCTCACCCAGGACGAGTACTATAG